A window of the Mus pahari chromosome 1, PAHARI_EIJ_v1.1, whole genome shotgun sequence genome harbors these coding sequences:
- the LOC110332328 gene encoding olfactory receptor 9I1-like, whose amino-acid sequence MADNGTRLTEFILMGFQLQAELQLGLFFTFLAFYLITIVGNLGMIMLIQSDPRLQTPMYFFLSHLSFLDVCYSSVIVPQLLETLGNNKMVITYERCATQFFFFTLYASTECFLLAVMAYDRYVAVCNPLLYAMAMTPQTRLGLVAAAYSGAMVNTVVRTGCTFSISFCKSNQVDFFFCDLPPLLKLACSETKLREQVIFLLAFLVITTSVSVILVSYLFIIWAILKIRTAGAKAKTFSTCASHMIAVALFFGTLIFMYLKGNMGKSLWEDKIVSVFYTVVIPMLNPMIYSLRNKEVKEALKKAFKRIKASQESKT is encoded by the coding sequence ATGGCAGACAATGGCACCAGATTGACAGAATTTATTCTCATGGGATTCCAGCTTCAGGCAGAGCTACAGTTGGGTCTCTTCTTCACATTTTTGGCCTTTTATCTCATCACCATTGTTGGAAACCTAGGCATGATCATGCTAATTCAGAGTGACCCTCGGCTCCaaacacccatgtacttcttcctcagtcaTCTGTCCTTCCTGGATGTTTGCTACTCATCTGTTATTGTGCCACAGCTGCTGGAGACCTTGGGGAATAATAAGATGGTCATCACTTATGAGCGCTGTGCTACGCAGTTCTTCTTTTTCACCTTGTATGCTAGTACAGAGTGTTTCCTTTTGGCCGTGATGgcttatgaccgctatgtggctgTATGTAACCCCCTCCTTTATGCCATGGCCATGACACCTCAGACTCGTCTGGGGCTGGTTGCTGCAGCATACTCTGGTGCAATGGTAAATACTGTGGTCCGGACTGGGTGTACTTTTTCCATCTCCTTCTGTAAATCTAACcaagttgatttctttttttgtgaccTCCCACCCCTGCTGAAGCTTGCCTGTAGTGAGACCAAGTTACGGGAACAGGTGATCTTCCTTTTGGCTTTTTTGGTCATCACAACTAGTGTTTCAGTGATTCTTGTATCTTACCTATTCATTATCTGGGCTATTCTTAAGATTCGTACAGCAGGAGCCAAAGCCAAGACCTTCTCTACTTGTGCATCTCACATGATTGCAGTGGCTCTTTTTTTTGGAACACTCATATTTATGTACTTGAAAGGTAACATGGGTAAATCACTCTGGGAAGACAAGATTGTGTCTGTATTCTATACTGTGGTGATCCCTATGTTGAACCCCATGATCTATAGCCTAAGGAACAAGGAAGTGAAGGAGGCTCTGAAGAAAGCTTTCAAAAGAATTAAGGCTTCTCAAGAAAGTAAGACTTAA
- the LOC110332890 gene encoding olfactory receptor 9Q1-like codes for MAKVNLTLVTEFLLIAFTDHPEWGLPLFHLFLFIYLFTLLGNSGMIVLIRMDRRLHTPMYFLLSHLSFMDICYSSVTVPQSMAVLLEHGAALSYARCVAQFFLFTFFGSIDCYLLALMAYDRYVAVCQPLLYVTIMTQKALLSFVAGAYTAGLLSALVRTISAFTLSFCGNNEIDFIFCDLPPLLKLTCGESYIQELVIIVFAIFVIPACMVVIVVSYLFIIVAILRIPSAGGRAKTFSTCASHLTAVSLFFGTLIFMYLRDNSGQASEKDRVVSVFYTTVIPMLNPLIYSLRNKEVKEALKNFLNRVKTS; via the coding sequence ATGGCTAAGGTGAACCTCACTTTGGTGACAGAGTTCCTCCTCATAGCATTCACTGACCATCCAGAATGGGGGCTCCCTCTTTTCCAcctgtttttatttatctatctcttCACTTTGCTGGGGAACTCAGGCATGATTGTTTTGATCCGCATGGATCGCAGGCTCCACACCCCAATGTACTTCCTTCTAAGCCACCTCTCTTTCATGGATATCTGTTACTCCTCTGTCACTGTTCCTCAGTCAATGGCTGTGCTGTTGGAGCATGGGGCAGCTTTATCCTATGCACGCTGTGTTGCTCAGTTTTTCCTGTTTACTTTTTTTGGATCCATCGATTGCTACCTCTTGGCTCTCATGGCCTACGACCGCTATGTGGCCGTGTGCCAACCTTTGCTTTATGTCACCATTATGACACAGAAAGCCCTTCTAAGTTTTGTGGCTGGGGCTTACACTGCTGGCCTCCTCAGTGCCTTGGTGAGGACAATCTCAGCATTCACCCTCTCTTTTTGTGGAAACAACGAGATTGACTTTATTTTCTGTGACCTTCCTCCTCTGTTAAAGCTAACCTGTGGCGAGAGCTATATCCAGGAACTGGTGATTATTGTATTTGCCATTTTTGTCATCCCTGCTTGCATGGTGGTGATTGTGGTTTCCTACCTGTTCATCATTGTGGCCATTCTGAGGATCCCTTCAGCAGGAGGCCGGGCCAAGACCTTCTCAACATGTGCTTCCCACCTCACCGCAGTGTCACTCTTCTTTGGCACTCTCATTTTCATGTACCTGAGAGATAACTCTGGCCAGGCCTCAGAAAAGGATCGAGTTGTTTCTGTGTTCTACACAACAGTAATTCCCATGTTGAATCCCctcatctacagcctgaggaacaaggaAGTGAAGGAAGCACTAAAAAATTTTCTCAATAGAGTGAAGACTTCCTAA